The Lytechinus pictus isolate F3 Inbred chromosome 8, Lp3.0, whole genome shotgun sequence nucleotide sequence cacaagggcggatccgactatcgccaataggggacggggcccgaaattatcttcacctaataataaacagttcttgtatagcgcatatcacgattatgaataatgtctctatgcgcttccaaaggacttggatattattaccccagctgtagcttggtagctcacctatattttccccgatcagtcacttcttagttttattcttataaaacaacataaacatgaaataatctcataagccttataaaaagcgcgagcgcgagcgatttttttttactttcatgtattttgtcctgaaaatgtgatattctgggcaatgttatgtatgatcctcaacaagattcgtatgtaactagatgataactgcgaacgccaagcgcgagcagaaatttatattaattgttctagcattatcgaaaagggacttgttaaggactgcttatagttacccacgaagacggtatatatttcaataatgggagcgcgaagcgcgagcaaaaaatttatatagtaacatgaaatattttttttgtgcaagtcttcccctcacgtacattatttcattcactcctcttcctcctcttattttccttttcttttttctgttctttctccttcttctctgtttttcttttcttctttctcccttgttttctttttttttgctctgccaatttttttcagggtgggggggggggcacctgggggggcacaccaaatctcaggggggcacgtgccccccccccgtagctacgccactgcgtAGTAGTAGGGGTCGATggccacggggggggggggtaaaaaaacaaaatttcctGGTCTTATCATGATGTGAAGAATTATGAACATAATTTTTCATGATTGTACGCAACTTCTTGAAATTCAGTATTTTTGGGGGGTCTTGATGGTTAAATCAGCACTATAAACGCCACAATAACATAACCATTATTCACCTTCATCAataacatcaccatcatgatcatcaccatcgcaatcatcctcctcatcatcaccactatcattatAATCGTCGTTATtaccatcactaccatcatcctcatcctaatcaccattactatcattatcaacatcatcattaccactaacattatcatcaccatcatcatcaccatcatcaacatcactatcatcatcatcgtcgtcattatcacaatcaccattaccaccaacattatcatcatcatcatcatcatcatcatcactatcagcatcatcatcatcatcactatcaacatcatcattaccactaacattatcatcatcatcaccatcaccatcgccattaccatcattatcaccattaccaccaacgttatcatcatcatcgtcaccatcatcaatcataatcatcaccatcatcatcactatcatcatcataatctttatcaccatcaccatcatcctccttATCATCACTGctatcaccattaccatcattattaccgtcaccattaccaccaatattatcatcatcatcatcatcactatcagcatcctcatcatcctcatcaccatcatcattcttatcatcatcactaccatcaccaaTACCATCACCATTACTATCACCATTACCACCAACATTTTCGTCATCAGggtcatcatcactatcatcatcatcagcaacgACTTCCACACCAAGCACTGACAACGACACTAACAACAATGTTCATAATCTGTATCATCAACGCCGTCGTCGTCTAAAAATCAGCCCAAATACCGTCACAATCAATATATTCTTTTATCTACGAATACAGAAGTCGAAGTCAAAAGAGAGGTGCaatgaagaaaggaaaaaaaagatttttttttaaggaaaggATCgacaaggagaagaaaaagattgACGGGGGATTTGATGATAAAGTgtaaaaagataatgaaaacaagatgatcaacaacaacaaaaaaattatacatatcaTACTGAAGGTATTCTGGTTATTATTTTTAGTACATAGAGTGAAGTTCGTTCATAATGTCAGATTATGCGGGAGTGATGTGATCTTAATAATAAGAGTTTGTTATGACTTCATAACATAGATATAACATAAAATCTACTTATACTATACTCTctatacaatatacatgtatgcattatcCAAGCATTGCCGTGTTATTACACAAGATACATTAATCATGTGAGCCccaaatatataacaaaatagaGTATTTGAATTAATACACTTGGAActaaaatattaatgaaaaaaagtaaaatttagaTGGATCTCAACAGatataattttattcaaaacatacaatgggggggggggggagattgaTTACACTTACCATTTTCAATCTGTACCGTTGTCTATATGATTTCATACCCGACAAACCAACGGGCAGTTTTCACAAGTAATACATAGACaagagaaaaatcattttgtcgTTGATTTCGTAGCTGTAACTCAATAGGAGTGGTGAAACAAATTACCACATTACAGATATACCCATATAAAAAGATACCATCTCATAATcagaattttaatatttttcttttacctatacgttttttgtgtttttgacataCTAATGCCAATACATAAAAGACCAAGTTCATTTTTACTTTCCTCtaaaatcaacaacaaaattaATTGATCAGTGATTCTGAGGTGTAatgacttattttttatttagcaATAAATTTATTCACAATAAGAACTTCAATATCTAGAATTAGATCcgaacactagcgtacctacggggggggggcaggggggggcactctgcccccccctgacgagtcacaacccatgccaaaacgtatctttgccccccctgacgggcttgaaaaaccttttttgcccccccctgacgagcttgaagacttttttttttttttttttgcttgtcaattttttttatggaacGAACTCCttcaagacttttttttttttttttttttttttttttttttgcttgtcaaattttttctggaacgaaatccttatttttttttttttttttttgcttgtcaaatttttgggcggacggttttgccccccctgtggaaaatcctaggtacgccactggatcCGAATAAAACTTTTCAAAAGATTTCTTAAACAGGAGAGTTTGCATATTAAGTATATTTTTAAATCCAATTTGCTGTTACTGTTTAGAACCTTACCGGTCTTTATCAGGAGCTTGGACACTGAGAATCGAAAGATTCGGTCAATTGATTATTAGACTTCAAATTACAAATGCAAAAATTCCAAACCCGCCATAATCTAATAAAACAGATGATTATTTCCCTCTGCAATACCGGATAGGGTGGCGGATCAAACTGAATACGGTTTTCCGAAACAGCGGCTGCGAGACAACGTAGCAAAGCGGATTGAGTAAGCTATTCACGTAGACCAGCCAACCGGGTACCAAATGCGCCCAGTCAGGAAGCCGTGGATAGATGAGTGTCGGTTCAATCGAGTAGATAAAGGAGATGACAGAAACTGGAAACCAGGTAATAAAGAAAGCGATGACGATGAAGAGGAGTGTCTTTGTGGCGCTGCGAACCTCGGATGCTGATTCACGCTTGACTGCTTTCTGACCACCCTAATGGGGAAAAGATTCatagatgaaaataaaagtcatgaatttcatatttacatacCGCCTGAAGATTGAATGATGTCAGCTTACATACGCGACGTTACAACATAGGTTTTTACGTGTACGTGGTAACTGATTTTTTGCATCACTAGGATAAAGAGTGTAATAATTACAATAGTAATGATATGTAACATTTGTATAGCGCTTTATACAAATGTTTcaaagcgctgcatactatttaCCCCGGCTTatgcacggctaccctgatcggacgCTCGAGTATTCacggaatttcttcctaccatgAAGGCCTAccaatttactacacctgggtggagagtggaacatgtagataaacaccttgccaaaggacgcgagtggGGATTCGCACCCCAACCCTTGAGGTTCAAAGTCAGGACACTTATCCACTGAGACGCAACGCCTCTACATGAATTAACTTTTATGACAAATAATGGCTACTCAATGCTCTCTGTATTCAATCAATTGCCTCATTATGGACGGACCTTTGCAGGGATGTACTTGAGGCCGGCCCCGAGGCCAAATTTTGCCGGCCTTGGCCACGACCCGAGTCAGTGTAGAAAGTGTATGGGAGAAGGCTTTCTCCAGCCGAtttccttccccttttcctccCCACATCTTTCTTGCTTTTGAAATTTTTCAAGTAAGGGACTCGCTCGAACCCCGGAACAACCCCCCGGCTACGggctttgatatggaattaatGAATACTCACAGATTCTATGGTAGTAATGGGGCCTTCTTTGGAATCACCAGCGTCGTTACCACCGTCCGATTTGCTTTGCCGCGACCATGAAGTGTCCCCATTAAAAACTTCACCGATGTGCTTTCTACCGGCTATCTTTTGGATCTTCACGAAGATCCGCACATAGATTATCAGCATGATTGTGAAAGGGATGATGAACCGAATAAATACTGGTACTATCTGGCCGATCGCGTAGATCGCCTTTCGCTTGCTCCTGGTGGTGAAATGCCCGATGGGATCGTAGGTTGCTCGGTGTCTATCGATGCAGATGGTGACGATGATCAGATTTGATACAAACTGGACGCTGCTGAAGACACCGTAGAAGATCCGGCACGAGTTGTTACCAGGGAATGGGAATCGTCTAAAATAGGTATGCAAGGATGTCACGATGATGACAAACCCAAAGAGAAAGTCAGAGATTGTAAGGTTTATGATGAAGTAGTTGTTGTAGCCACGGAGTCGTTTTTCGACGGCAAATGCTGCCAGGCTGAGGCCATTGGTCGTGATGATGAGGGCCACTAGGAGCAGCGGTAGGAGCAGGGCGTGGAGACCACGTCTCTCATCATCCGTTTCCGTCGCTACTGTTTCTTGTTGCTCCTGAAAAACGTCGGTCGTATTCCCGTCCGCGTACATGACTCTCACTACGGAGCTAGAAATTAtgtttctaattttttttattttactagtGGCACTATAATCGTTGCATGAAGGATAACTTACTACTGTTATATTCTTATCAAACCCAATACAAATATGGCTACATGCTCTTGCTGACCGTCACTCAAGGTAGTATTTCGATACTAAAATGCTTTGACTTATATACGAGGCAGTTTCCCTTGAAAGGAATATCATTCCTTTCATATGGATATCACTTTTTCAATAGATAGTTAGGATAAAAAGATTCCGTGACGAAAGGTACTATTTTTTGCAAGATATTGAGTAGAAGCGTAATGTATAACACGGTTGGAGATAAGTGGTTGTGTAACTATATCGATCTGTTGGTTAATAAAGGTACACTGTACATGCCTGCGTGTATTGAGGACAcgataatataggcctatagatatCTTAAAGGATATCACATGGGATAAATCAATAGTTCATAAATCATAAGAACATTGAGAACAGAAGAAGATACAGTGCAGTGAACAGTGGCATAGTGAGCCAAATACTAGGACCGCAGCATGGCGTATGTCTGAGGAAAGCTTTCTAAGCGATCAGGaacaaataaagagagaaagtgaAAACTTTGCCTTCTTAAAATGGAATTCTTAATTTTGATAAATGTTGACATGGTATTGATAACGTTGAAATATTATCACACGTCACCATTTCATTCCCCttcccggccgcgtcagaccaaaagatgggagttgctgctaccctcgTCGATCTGGCTCTACACAGCGGTTGCCGGGCCGACGATCAATATTGGGCAAAgtaaattttcggagtatttcattacatgtcTATTTCGAAAAATAAGATACggattttcatcttttcttttcttgttcgTAAAACTTTGGGGGCCAGCGCCCCAATGCCCCCGTATCTATACAGCAGCGATATCGACGTGTCCCTGATTAATTCATTCATCGCTTCTGACAAAAAGATATTTTGTTTCTACATGTATTAGGTATAGTGTTTTTTCAACTGTTCTTACAAAGACGGTGGCCTACGCGAGAAAGTGCTTCTATTCACGCCTTAAAGATGTTTCTCTTTTCCTAGGAGAATGCAAAAAGAGAAAAGccaagtacatgtatctctatCTAACTGTCTaagaataatttatttttagcaaAGCAAGGCAAAGTATGGCAATGACATCAGGTGTTGGGTAACTAAAATCATTTTTGCCATGTAAGAACGCAACTATGCTTTCGTAACAACTTACCCTGGAAACAGAAAGAGGTTATGACATACTTGCATTATCAATTTGAATGATATTGCACCCCAAGgttttctctctctcaaatACCCTTTGTCTTTGACCACGCTGCAGAATGAATTTCGTGCAAAATAGACCATATATATGTCACGAGGATGGCGATGCTTTtttatgataatggtaatgatgatgatgatgacgacaatgatgacgatagtgatgataacataaagaaagaaacgttGTTATATGCATGTGAGGGAGTGATAAAAAGACTAGGAACCATATTCTGATCTCGTGTTTACTTTAGAACTCTGATCTAattttgtggtttaactatggatagccaattgtgacaccaAACTCTAACATTACAGGTTCATTCCATAAGTACATTTGACATTCAAACCATTTATAACTCTCTGGGGATGGCGAATAAAGGAAAGACAAAGGACCTCTGTAAACGTAAGAAACATGCAATGTAAAGATAATTTTGACATGTTCAACAAGTTAAGATTGCCTTCAGAAAACGGGCCATTGTGCGCCTGTGAGAGTGAGCACAAGGATATTAATCTATGGTTTATGTTACCACATAAATccaattcttttttttgtcacaaaacATATACCTCAATGATTACCagaaatgtgtgtgtgtgtctgaaCATCGTACAACAAACCAAAGTGTCTGGGCATTAATTCACCATAGAACACGATGTGAAACTATAATTTTGTGTTCATATTCATCTTCTATCTTAACAGAATGTGTGTCTAATTAATAACAGTCCAAAAGATTCTACACTAGATTTTGAAACTACGTTTTGTAATAAATCGTGTTTCTGAGTCTGTATCGTGGTAAAGCGGGTGGGGGTAATTATCCTAGCAACGACAATACCGGATAGGGCGGCAGAGCAAACCAAATACGGTTTTCCTGAAGAGCGGTTGGGAGATGACGTAACAGATCGGATTGAGTAGACCGTTCACGTAAACGAGCCAAATAGTTATCCAAAAAGCCCAGTAGGGTAGCCGCGGGTAGCCGAGCGTTCGATCGATAGTGACGACAATCGCCAAAAGAGACGTTGGGAACCACGTGATGAAGAAGGCCATGACGATGAAGAGTAGGGTCTTGGTGGCGCTTCGAACCTCTGAGGCCGGCTCACGATTTGCGGCTTTTTGAACTCCCTAGAGAAAACGAACCGACAAGGGAACAAAAAGGCAGTTGTAAGTGAATAAAATTCATGAAGCACCTCAACAAAATATTCAGTCAAGTACTCAATAAATTAAACGATAAAAAacaagtaaatatatatttgaatgaagaaagaaatcaaCAAGTATGACACCTACTACAGTCCGGgcagcgaaattatttttcccactgagttctggaccgacatatgaatattcatgacttgcgtcttcggattgagagtacgcatgcgcgtggacttggcctccaccagtgccgatcgtaagcattcacgttgctcagaatgaattagcatcgtcaaattaccggtacccttacatagttacataggccttataggcttagatctatatatacatccaattcttaaacacttatcaaactagctgccattaatggcaagacatgtgttagggtagggctagcttaggctagcgcattaactttacctcaaatctagacctgtctaatgcctaatactaataggaatagccgactaaggccatggttaacttcgaactggttaattccgaactttacgtttgattaggtttggaccaatattagcttatttaccatggtcTAATATGTcaagtccgtatacagaacaagtcctagatctaaaaaaaatatatcttagttctagtctagtctctagatctagactctgatctacgcgctatcagcaaactagtgtaccaagggggggggggggcagactgcccccctgacgagtcataactgatccaggggacgtgtcccccccccttgagaagccaaatgaatgatttgtaatgtcaaaatgcaacgaaaaaagacgtatgtcccctcttttgaacgtgaaaatctttttttttcttgttaattttttttcagctacgaaatccttaattttgggtgaagacgtggatcaagatcactgacgttaatttgtgcctgacgttagaatacgttccatgcacgcactggtgtacTTATGGATTATGGATTATgaatttcttagctgaaaacaaaattgacaagcaaaaaaaaaaaaaaaaaaaaaatcttcacgttcaaaaaacgtctttttcattgcatttttacattacaaattattaatttggcttctcaaagggggcacgtcccctgaatcagttgtgactcgtcagagggacagtcttccccccccccttggtacactagtggttccatgctgatacagcgtagatcagagtctagctatagagactagactagaaataagataattatttttatagatctaggactggttttgtatacggactagacatattaaaccatggcaaataagctaatatttgtctaaacctaattaaacgtgaagttcagaattaaccagttcgaagttaaccatggcattagtcggctattcagtgttgtagtcaaggctcaaacctccaaggccaaggccaaggctttaatacccaaggccaaggcttcaataccaaaggtcaaggccaaggcatggaaacccaaggccaaggcctgaaaacctcaaggccaaggcatttcaaacttacgatatacagaacaatgaactaacaatacttaggcggcagacatctcacatggtaaaatgtatgtgagcgaggggactgagcgagaaaaaaatctaacctttgtacatttaaaaacaaaaataatttcatgatagagacatattaaaataatgatatagttacctgtgtacacataacccataatttttctataggccatttacattgcaataattattattaccacggtcatctgatcctggcattctcaacgtatgtttttctccactccctgggacagaggcagcagaaaattattattggggggagggggggggggggtcaacgccaaaaaggcacccatttatcaaaatgagttttatttgtgcaaacagatacatgtattttcaaaatgagattatgaactgcgtgaagtaattgtgtgttttgtagaaattaagttgagcaaaggctttctaaagtgatttttaattataagatagatattttgctttaggttttacttctcagcgagaaagcatagcgagcaagcggttttgaaaaaaaaatcaattctgaagttgtaaaacttgatttatggtcaattatggggctaatcattgttgaaatttccttgcgcgatgttgccagcgcgaatcaccagttcaaacttcttgacatgtcgtgtaataagacatggaaattattttattctgagctggttttttaatcatgaaaaagatgtgtatctaactaaaaataACTTTGCACTCGCTAATcgtttttatatactgaccagtaaaggaagcagttaattaagcagttaattactgcattttaaataagatacataactcaccaattaaaataatgcgagcgcaaagcgcgagctcaaaaatttgtgatattccaacctgaaaactggacattctaagcatttttttgtgaacgggaagagaacgagtataatcattgatgcgagtgcaggaagcgagccaaaaatttgtgatattccaacctgaaaactggacattctaagcattttttttgtgaacgggaagagaacgagtataatcattgatgcgagtgcaggaagcgagccaaaaaattgtgatatttcaaccataaagcaacattctatacatttttgtaaccattagcagtactgtactaaacaataattgatgcaagcacgattcaaaatctgtgattttcgaacctgaaatgtattatgttttattattaaagaaggtatttcttttttaaaaagggcatatttcatttttttggggggaggggggggggcaagagagcacaaagcgcaagctaaaattttcaaatgcttaaactgaaaatgagtcatttttaggactcttgtcagttttcatatttttttctgcttacaaccacttttattaaacagttaattaatcattaattattaatacttatttacaatactaataattatgaattatttaattattttttgttaattattatttcttgaaaccataatgacacaaaaacaaatacgttgtttatttccttgaaactgtagagaaatgagattcatgttgaacgatatatgattaaaaagaagtaaacattttttcccctttgttttgtcaatctgacccaaaacatatataaaatttagaagagagatagagagaagaagaagtcccaccaccaagaataaacttagacaagggggggaagggaaaggaaaagatggagtaaatgtgatattattttttaaacaatctattgcaaaattagcttttcttatagaaagagggggacaaattttgttcactcgctcgcttcaatcgttttcttctttttttttagagagaaattttgctctatatgccatgcttggcccctcaaagtttctggctcatcatgccattgacataacccatttggatatgacaaaattggagactgtgttcaagtttaccaaatcttttcagaatagcattaagacttaaaacattcttgttggccaaagaaaataatacaaggaaaatcctaatggaatagaaatcaaacttgttatcgttctttagagttagctatgtttaaagtatgaaaattgttgtcaaaattgcagtcagatgtaaaaaaatttcttgtcatcaaagcactattatcttgatcatgaccattattatttactgtcattattatgattacaacacattaccaatacataatgctatttttcataactgatgtattctttgtttgaatttcttgataatggtgacaattacaattgatgacactgctagtacacttactactgctgctgctactgttactggtgATTGGAAGTATTGAAcattagtgttattaaatatatataaaaaaattgaaacatttataattacttatttaaaacaaatgaaagtacaaaatacaaaatgccttgaaaaagccttgaaaatgccttgaaaatgccttaaaatttcaaggctcgaaattctcaaggccaaggccctctcaatgccaaggctttgaaaaagtaggcatTAAGGAGCCTTAgtgccaaggccgagcatcaaggcactacaacactgattagtactatgcattaattagacaggtcctgatttgaggtaaagttaatgcgctagcctaagctagccttACCCTatcacatgtcttgccattaatggcagctagtttattaagtgtttaagaatttgatatatacatgtatatatatagatctaagcctataaggcctatgtaactaagtaagggtaccggtaatttgacgatgctaattcattctgagcaacgtgaatgctaagtccacgcgcatgcgtactctcaatccgaagacgcaagtcatgaatattcatatgttggtccagaactcggtgggaaaaataatttcgcgggtTATACGTCCAGATAAATCGCAACAGAGAATTAAACAATTCTAAAATATGAGAATGTGTTAGCTATTATCGCCGATGGCATTGTCTTGAGAAATCAAAGTGAGTTATCGTGATGTCTTTCTTTCGCATGATTGGTGAGAGCACAATGAACCACTTTGTCTTAACTTTAATCATGGTGACTTGTGGACCAATCATTCATAAGTCTATGAAAGTGGCAATTATCTACTCCCCCAAACTTTGCAGACATGGCCTCTTGCGTAGTTTTCTTCGTTATCGTTActcattttataaaataataaaaaatagtatGTGTAAAAATAATtctgtgggcgcgtcgtggtatagtggttctgactctcgcctttcgaacagagggccgtgggttcaaatcctagccatg carries:
- the LOC135154935 gene encoding 5-hydroxytryptamine receptor 1F-like, whose amino-acid sequence is MYADGNTTDVFQEQQETVATETDDERRGLHALLLPLLLVALIITTNGLSLAAFAVEKRLRGYNNYFIINLTISDFLFGFVIIVTSLHTYFRRFPFPGNNSCRIFYGVFSSVQFVSNLIIVTICIDRHRATYDPIGHFTTRSKRKAIYAIGQIVPVFIRFIIPFTIMLIIYVRIFVKIQKIAGRKHIGEVFNGDTSWSRQSKSDGGNDAGDSKEGPITTIESGGQKAVKRESASEVRSATKTLLFIVIAFFITWFPVSVISFIYSIEPTLIYPRLPDWAHLVPGWLVYVNSLLNPLCYVVSQPLFRKTVFSLIRHPIRYCRGK